CACAATAAAGATTATACACTGATGCAATACGAAAACTTTCAACGAGTGGACCGGGAATTGCGGAACATGGGTTATACTATCCCTGTAATACATACGGGGAACAGTGCTGCCGCGATGGACATGCCTGAATTATCTCCACAGATGATTCGGCTCGGGATTGCATTGTATGGGCTGTATCCTTCGACCGAAGTGAACCAGCAGGCGATAGAATTAGCCCCGGTCATGACGCTGAAAACGGGAATATCGTACGTGAAGACACTGCCGACCGGTGCGGGCATAAGCTACGGCACCCGCTATTTTACCGATCAGCCAGAAGTGATCGCTACGCTCCCCATCGGTTATGCTGACGGATACTCACGCTTAATGAGCGGAAAAGCCGAAGTGCTGATCCGCGGACGCCGGGTTCCAGTCGTTGGCACCATTTGTATGGATCAGTGTATGGTATCACTCAAATCTTTTGCTGATGAGGCAAAAGAAATCCAAATCGGCGATGAGGTTGTCTTAATCGGCCGTCAGCAGGATGAATTCATTCACGCTGATGAGCCTGCTTCTTGGCTCGGCACCATCAATTACGAAGTTGTTTGCATGATTGCTTCCCGAGTACCTCGCCTGTATTACCGCGATGGTATACCCGTTAGTCGCTGTAACCCCCTTCTAGGATAGAAAATATATTTCGTCTAATGGAAGGAAACGGAAATTTCAGCGCGAATCTTACATAATGTGATGAAAAGTCTGTACGAGCGCCTTCATTGTGGTTTATAATGGTGGCAGCAAAGTAGCCATATGCACTGTGCCTATGGTCAGACCATAAACTTGGATTCGCATTATGAAAATGCCGTTACACAGCTAAGGGGTATAGCTGAAAAGGTTTTGGGGGTGCTGGACAGTTGGACAACATGCAGAACGTGCAAGGGATTACGATCCATTTACCGGATCAGCTTTTGCAGGAAATCGATGGGATCGCAGCTTTGGATAATTCCGACCGCAATGAGGTTATCAGAAAGGCGACGAAAGTGTATCTGACGGAGCGCAAGAAACGGATTGTCCGTGAATCGATGCAGCGTGGGTATATGGAAATGGCCAAGATCAATCTGAGAATCGCTTGTGAAGCGTTCTATGCGGAGGAAGAAGCGGACATCACTCTGGACCGCTTAGTTAGCGGGGTGTAGACATTGATCGTAAAGCGTGGCGATGTATTTTTTGCAGATTTATCGCCCGTCGTCGGTTCTGAGCAGGGTGGCGTGAGACCGGTTCTGGTGATCCAGAATGATATCGGTAATCGCTTCAGTCCGACGGTCATTGTGGCGGCGATTACGGCGCAGATTCAAAAAGCCAAATTGCCGACGCACGTGGAGATCGACGCGAAATCCCATGGGTTTGACCGGGATTCCGTCATTTTACTAGAGCAGATTCGTACCATTGATAAGCAGCGTTTGACTGACAAAATCACACATCTGGATGAGGAGACCATGCGTAGAGTGCATGATTCCCTTCAGATCAGTCTGGGCCTGGTGGATTTCTAAAGGCTTATGGCGAGCAAGTGGACCCGGTGGATGCACCGGGTTTTTTGCGTCTTCCAAAGCTGGGCAACATGAAGATAAGGTATGGTTTGAGATCATGCTCAACTTTTGAGATAATACATCTATTGAACACTTGGTTCTCCGCATGATTGGAGAGTGGAAAGAGGGATCAGATTGGCTGAACAACATGTAATTAGTGAAGCACAGGCAAAAGCCAGCGAACAGCAGGTTCGTGAACGGATCGTGCGGCAGATTGCCGACGAGTTACACATTTCGCAAAAACAAATTCGTACGACGATTGATCTGCTATTGGAAGGCAACACGATTCCGTTTATCGCTCGTTACCGTAAGGAAATGACCGGCGAGCTGGATGAAAATCAACTGCGTGATATTGAAGAACGTCATCAATATTTGCGTAATTTGCAGGAGCGTAAGGAAGAAGTGCTGCGCATCATCAGCGAGCAGGGCAAGCTGACCGAAGAATTGGCAGGCAGCATCCAAAATGCTGCTAAATTGCAAGAAGTGGAAGATCTGTACCGTCCGTATCGTCAAAAACGCAAAACCCGTGCCAGCGTTGCTCGTGAGAAAGGTCTTGATCCGCTTGCAGAATGGATCATGAGCCAGCCCAAGGCGCCGGAAGCACTGGTGAAGGCTGCTGACTATATTGATGCTGAAAAAGGCGTAGAAGACGCTTCACAAGCGTTACAAGGTGCGATGGATATTATCGCGGAAAATATCTCCGACGATGCTGCCATCCGTACATGGGTGCGTCGCTATACACTGGATCACGGAATGCTCGTGACAGAAGCACGCAATGCCGATGAAGAATCCGTATATGAAATGTACTACAACTATCGCGAGCTGGCGAAGAAAATGCCACCGCACCGTATTCTGGCAATTAATCGCGGAGAACGCGAAAATGTGCTGAAGGTGCAGTTGGAAGTAGCGCCAGAGTCGATCCATCGTTATATTGAAAAGCGCATTGTAAAAGGTCCATCCGCCGTCCAACAGCTGCTGGGCAGCGTCATTGAGGATGCGTACAAGCGCCTGATTGCGCCTTCAATTGAGCGCGAAGTCCGTGCTGAGCTGACTGAAAAAGGCGATGAGCAGGCGATCTCTATTTTTGC
The DNA window shown above is from Paenibacillus sp. JQZ6Y-1 and carries:
- the alr gene encoding alanine racemase, whose product is MQQQYRPTRAEINLDALRTNYESFRNALPDTTLLMLCVKASAYGHGAVEISRELERLGADYLSVAFLDEAIELRQHGIGLPILVLGYTGPEAVAVAYEYDVTLNVFTEDVLEAIAGLSVEPSGRKLKAHIKIDSGMGRLGLFPDEAPAFIAKAFQVPTLEVEGMFTHFARADEHNKDYTLMQYENFQRVDRELRNMGYTIPVIHTGNSAAAMDMPELSPQMIRLGIALYGLYPSTEVNQQAIELAPVMTLKTGISYVKTLPTGAGISYGTRYFTDQPEVIATLPIGYADGYSRLMSGKAEVLIRGRRVPVVGTICMDQCMVSLKSFADEAKEIQIGDEVVLIGRQQDEFIHADEPASWLGTINYEVVCMIASRVPRLYYRDGIPVSRCNPLLG
- a CDS encoding CopG family ribbon-helix-helix protein, coding for MDNMQNVQGITIHLPDQLLQEIDGIAALDNSDRNEVIRKATKVYLTERKKRIVRESMQRGYMEMAKINLRIACEAFYAEEEADITLDRLVSGV
- a CDS encoding type II toxin-antitoxin system PemK/MazF family toxin, translating into MIVKRGDVFFADLSPVVGSEQGGVRPVLVIQNDIGNRFSPTVIVAAITAQIQKAKLPTHVEIDAKSHGFDRDSVILLEQIRTIDKQRLTDKITHLDEETMRRVHDSLQISLGLVDF